One genomic segment of Hevea brasiliensis isolate MT/VB/25A 57/8 chromosome 3, ASM3005281v1, whole genome shotgun sequence includes these proteins:
- the LOC110651331 gene encoding 60S ribosomal protein L34-like → MVQRLTYRKRHSNAAKSNQHRVVKTPGRKLVYQTTKNRASGPKCPVTGKRIQGIPHLTPAEYKRSRLARNRRTANQSFGGVLSGGAVRERIIRAFLVEEQKIVEMVLKIQKAKEKQASRS, encoded by the coding sequence ATGGTTCAGAGACTGACATATCGGAAACGGCACAGTAATGCCGCCAAATCGAACCAGCACCGGGTCGTCAAAACCCCTGGAAGAAAATTGGTGTACCAGACCACAAAGAACAGAGCTAGTGGTCCGAAGTGCCCTGTTACTGGCAAGAGGATTCAAGGGATTCCACACTTGACACCTGCTGAATATAAGAGGTCAAGATTGGCACGAAACAGGAGAACTGCGAACCAGTCATTTGGTGGAGTACTGTCCGGTGGTGCTGTTAGAGAAAGGATTATTCGAGCATTTTTGGTTGAAGAACAAAAGATTGTGGAAATGGTCTTGAAGATTCAAAAGGCAAAGGAAAAACAAGCCTCTAGAAGTTAA